The Medicago truncatula cultivar Jemalong A17 chromosome 4, MtrunA17r5.0-ANR, whole genome shotgun sequence genome includes a region encoding these proteins:
- the LOC11410471 gene encoding senescence-specific cysteine protease SAG39 yields the protein MAANNQLYHSISLALFFCLGLFAIQVTSRTLQDDSIIYEKHEQWMVHYGKVYKDLQERENRLKIFKENVNYIEASNNAGNNKLYKLGINQFADLTNEEFIASRNKFKGHMCSSITKTSTFKYENASVPSTVDWRKKGAVTPVKNQGQCGCCWAFSAVAATEGIHKLSTGKLVSLSEQELVDCDTKGVDQGCEGGLMDDAFKFIIQNHGLNTEAQYPYQGVDGTCSANKASIHAVTITGYEDVPANNEQALQKAVANQPISVAIDASGSDFQFYKSGVFTGSCGTELDHGVTAVGYGVGNDGTKYWLVKNSWGTDWGEEGYIKMQRGVDAAEGLCGIAMEASYPTA from the exons ATGGCTGCCAATAATCAATTATATCATAGCATTTCATTGGCATTGTTTTTCTGCTTGGGATTGTTTGCTATTCAAGTCACTTCTCGTACTCTCCAAGATGACTCCATCATATATGAGAAGCATGAACAATGGATGGTTCACTATGGCAAAGTCTATAAGGATCTTCAAGAAAGAGAGAATCGTTTAAAGATATTCAAAGAAAACGTAAATTACATTGAAGCTTCCAACAATGCTGGCAATAACAAGTTATACAAATTAGGCATTAATCAATTTGCAGACCTCACCAACGAGGAGTTCATAGCATCTAGAAACAAATTCAAAGGTCATATGTGCTCCTCAATCACAAAGACAAGTACTTTTAAGTATGAAAATGCAAGTGTTCCATCAACAGTGGATTGGAGAAAGAAAGGAGCAGTAACACCAGTGAAGAACCAAGGTCAATGTG GATGTTGTTGGGCATTTTCTGCTGTTGCGGCAACCGAAGGAATCCATAAGTTGAGTACTGGGAAGTTGGTCTCTTTATCGgaacaagaacttgttgattgtGACACAAAAGGTGTAGACCAAGGTTGTGAGGGTGGTCTTATGGATGATgctttcaaattcatcattcaaaATCATGGACTCAACACTGAAGCTCAATACCCCTATCAAGGTGTTGACGGAACTTGCAGTGCAAACAAAGCATCCATCCATGCAGTTACTATTACCGGGTATGAAGATGTCCCTGCCAACAATGAGCAGGCACTGCAGAAAGCTGTGGCAAATCAACCAATTTCCGTAGCTATTGATGCTAGTGGGTCTGACTTTCAGTTTTACAAAAGTGGTGTCTTTACTGGTTCATGTGGAACTGAGTTGGACCATGGTGTCACAGCCGTAGGTTATGGTGTCGGTAATGATGGAACCAAGTATTGGTTGGTTAAGAATTCATGGGGAACTGATTGGGGTGAAGAAGGATACATTAAGATGCAAAGGGGAGTCGATGCAGCCGAAGGACTTTGTGGCATTGCAATGGAAGCATCTTACCCTACTGCTTAA